The proteins below are encoded in one region of Equus przewalskii isolate Varuska chromosome 1, EquPr2, whole genome shotgun sequence:
- the FAM89A gene encoding protein FAM89A encodes MSGAGAAPGTAGAVRGLRVEGLPPLPKSLSGLLHSASGGGASGGWRHLERLYAQKSRIQDELSRGGAGGGGARAAALPAKPPNLDAALALLRKEMVGLRQLDMSLLCQLYSLYESIQEYKGACQAASSPDCNYALENGFFDEEEEYFQEQNSLHDGRERGPPRDLSLPVSPLSGSDWILESL; translated from the exons ATGAGCGGGGCCGGGGCTGCGCCGGGGACGGCGGGCGCGGTTCGGGGTCTCCGGGTGGAGGGGCTGCCCCCGCTGCCCAAGAGCCTGAGCGGGCTCCTGCACTCGGCGTCGGGCGGCGGCGCGTCGGGGGGCTGGCGGCACCTGGAGCGGCTGTATGCGCAGAAGTCGCGCATCCAGGACGAGCTGAGCcgcgggggcgcgggcggcggcggggctcGGGCCGCGGCGCTGCCCGCCAAGCCTCCCAACCTGGACGCCGCGCTGGCTCTGCTCCGCAAGGAGATG GTTGGCCTCCGACAGCTGGACATGTCCTTGCTCTGCCAACTGTACAGCCTCTACGAGTCCATTCAGGAGTATAAGGGAGCGTGCCAGGCAGCATCCAGCCCAGACTGCAATTATGCTCTGGAGAACGGCTTCTTCGATGAAGAGGAGGAATATTTCCAGGAGCAGAACTCCCTCCACGATGGGAGGGAACGCGGCCCTCCGAGGGACCTGTCACTGCCCGTCTCCCCCCTCTCCGGCAGCGACTGGATTCTGGAGTCCCTCTAA